The Sphingomonas sp. So64.6b genome includes a region encoding these proteins:
- a CDS encoding transglycosylase domain-containing protein, producing the protein MASTESPRVKFRLRRDVDGFRGFLQRSWARWWVKTLAILALLGMLAILVLWLLVARNLPSVENLRAYEPPLPTNVRGIDGTPIHSYARERRVELSYAEYPPLLVRAFLAAEDKTFFEHHGVDYPGIASAILINLRNSGRPVGASTITQQVAKNLLIGNEVSYLRKAKEAILAYRIEDALTKQQILELYLNQIFLGRNAYGVAAAGHAYFDKELNELSLAQLAYLAILPKGPANYDPDRSTEKALKRRNFVLSEMQRNGFITPAQYQDAVVKPIGAVARQKPKFERVNGYFVEEVRRELIDKFGEAADNGRNPYSVYAGGLWVRTSLDNKLQGYAQDALRDGLLRYDRGRGWNGPIRHIDYAGDNWLPALLNTNIGLDYSDWRAAIVTAVGANDATLGFATGQTGTLPRWGAQMPVRGAGGTAFAALKVGDIIAVAPEGGTFSLRAIPKISGGMVIMEPSTGRVLAMQGGFDSRLQSFNRATQAMRQPGSTIKPIVYSAALENGMTPASIIVDGPFCVYQGGRLGQKCFRNFGGGAGSGPHTMRWGIEQSRNLMTVRAAATTGMDKVVGLMDRMGVGKYPPYLAFALGAGETTVMRMVNAYGILENQGRGHSPSLIDFVQNRHGKVIWPENWRPCDRCNAPDWNGKPMPRPVIRGKQVLDAMTAYQMVHITEGVIQRGTATILRDLDRPMFGKTGTSSGPTDVWFIGGTPQMIGGLYIGFDKPTSMGGYAQGGTLAAPIFKQFAVKAYEGMQKLPFRAPAGVRMVRIDRASGKPVFGGWPGTDPKAGMIWEAFKPESEPRRSIKRATPEELAAQAQAAAIKARAAQAEQRAEQQRDTDFLQKEGGIY; encoded by the coding sequence ATGGCCTCAACCGAATCCCCCCGCGTCAAATTCCGCCTGCGTCGCGATGTCGACGGGTTTCGTGGCTTCCTTCAGCGCTCATGGGCGCGCTGGTGGGTCAAGACGCTTGCGATCCTTGCGCTGCTCGGCATGCTGGCGATCCTGGTGCTGTGGCTGCTGGTCGCGCGCAACCTGCCTTCGGTGGAGAATCTGCGCGCCTATGAACCGCCGCTGCCGACCAATGTGCGCGGCATCGATGGCACGCCGATCCACAGCTATGCGCGCGAACGCCGCGTCGAGCTGAGCTATGCCGAATATCCGCCGCTGCTGGTGCGCGCGTTCCTCGCTGCCGAGGACAAGACCTTTTTCGAGCATCACGGCGTCGATTATCCCGGCATCGCCTCGGCGATCCTGATCAACCTGCGCAATTCCGGCCGCCCGGTCGGCGCCTCGACCATCACGCAGCAGGTCGCGAAGAATCTCCTCATCGGCAATGAGGTGAGTTATCTGCGCAAGGCCAAGGAAGCGATCCTCGCCTATCGCATCGAGGATGCGCTGACCAAGCAGCAGATCCTCGAACTCTATCTCAACCAGATTTTCCTCGGCCGTAACGCGTACGGCGTCGCCGCGGCGGGCCATGCCTATTTCGACAAGGAGCTGAACGAGCTCAGCCTGGCACAGCTCGCCTATCTCGCCATCCTGCCCAAGGGGCCGGCCAATTACGATCCCGACCGCAGCACCGAAAAGGCGCTCAAGCGGCGCAATTTCGTGCTTAGCGAGATGCAGCGCAATGGCTTCATCACGCCCGCGCAATATCAGGATGCGGTGGTTAAGCCGATCGGCGCGGTCGCGCGTCAGAAGCCGAAGTTCGAACGGGTTAACGGCTATTTCGTCGAGGAAGTCCGCCGCGAGCTGATCGACAAGTTCGGCGAGGCGGCCGACAATGGGCGCAACCCGTACAGCGTTTATGCCGGCGGGTTATGGGTGCGCACCTCGCTCGACAACAAGCTGCAAGGCTATGCGCAGGATGCGCTGCGTGACGGGCTGTTGCGCTATGATCGCGGGCGCGGCTGGAACGGGCCGATCCGCCATATCGATTATGCCGGCGACAATTGGCTGCCGGCCTTGCTCAACACCAATATCGGGCTCGATTATTCGGACTGGCGCGCAGCGATCGTGACCGCGGTCGGCGCGAACGACGCGACGCTCGGCTTCGCCACCGGCCAGACCGGCACGCTGCCGCGCTGGGGCGCGCAGATGCCGGTGCGCGGCGCCGGCGGTACCGCATTTGCCGCGCTCAAGGTCGGCGATATCATCGCGGTCGCGCCCGAAGGCGGCACCTTCTCGCTACGCGCGATCCCCAAGATCTCGGGCGGCATGGTAATCATGGAGCCCTCGACCGGCCGCGTGCTGGCGATGCAGGGCGGGTTCGATTCGCGGCTGCAATCGTTCAACCGCGCGACTCAGGCGATGCGTCAGCCGGGTTCGACGATCAAACCGATCGTTTATTCGGCAGCACTCGAAAACGGCATGACCCCGGCATCGATCATCGTCGACGGGCCGTTCTGCGTCTATCAGGGCGGACGGCTTGGGCAGAAATGCTTCCGCAACTTCGGTGGCGGCGCCGGTTCGGGACCGCACACCATGCGCTGGGGCATCGAGCAATCGCGCAACCTGATGACGGTGCGCGCTGCCGCGACCACCGGCATGGACAAGGTGGTCGGGCTGATGGACCGGATGGGCGTCGGCAAATATCCGCCCTATCTCGCCTTTGCGCTGGGCGCCGGCGAGACGACGGTGATGCGCATGGTCAACGCCTATGGGATATTGGAGAATCAGGGGCGCGGGCATTCGCCGAGCCTGATCGACTTTGTCCAGAACCGTCACGGCAAGGTGATCTGGCCGGAGAATTGGCGGCCGTGCGACCGTTGCAACGCGCCCGATTGGAACGGCAAGCCGATGCCGCGCCCGGTGATCCGCGGCAAGCAGGTGCTCGACGCGATGACCGCCTATCAGATGGTCCACATCACCGAAGGCGTGATCCAGCGCGGCACCGCGACGATCCTGCGCGATCTCGACCGGCCGATGTTCGGCAAGACCGGCACCTCGTCGGGGCCGACCGATGTGTGGTTCATCGGCGGCACGCCGCAGATGATCGGCGGCCTGTATATCGGGTTCGACAAACCAACGAGTATGGGCGGTTATGCGCAGGGCGGCACGCTCGCCGCGCCGATCTTCAAACAGTTCGCGGTCAAGGCCTATGAGGGGATGCAGAAACTGCCGTTCCGCGCGCCCGCCGGCGTCCGCATGGTGCGCATCGATCGCGCCTCGGGCAAGCCAGTGTTCGGCGGCTGGCCGGGTACCGATCCCAAGGCCGGCATGATCTGGGAAGCGTTCAAGCCGGAAAGCGAGCCACGTCGTTCGATCAAGCGCGCGACGCCGGAAGAACTCGCCGCACAGGCTCAGGCAGCGGCGATCAAGGCACGCGCGGCGCAGGCCGAGCAGCGCGCCGAGCAGCAGCGCGATACCGACTTCTTGCAAAAGGAAGGCGGAATCTACTAG
- a CDS encoding TMEM175 family protein: MTTRAQGDRPSGPEHSLERLIFFSDAVFAIAITLLIIEVHVPHVPYGSPNHAYLEALLHLTPNFFGFIVSFFVIGAFWAAHHRMFGLAAHYSERLVGANLMVLCLIVFMPFATAFMSANTGALVPSALYAATLLLTGLLNRRLMFIVTSAPVVAADVSPEMIAYVRARSGTVIFGALCALLIAFIDPRFSQLGLLTIPIWQRLFLRRVDRQVARKAAAA, translated from the coding sequence ATGACGACACGCGCACAGGGCGACCGGCCGAGCGGCCCCGAGCACTCGCTCGAACGCCTGATCTTCTTCTCCGACGCGGTGTTCGCGATCGCCATCACCTTGCTGATCATTGAGGTGCATGTTCCCCACGTGCCCTACGGATCGCCGAATCATGCCTATCTCGAGGCGCTCCTGCATCTGACACCGAACTTCTTCGGGTTCATCGTCAGCTTCTTCGTGATCGGCGCGTTCTGGGCGGCGCATCACCGCATGTTCGGGCTCGCCGCGCATTATTCGGAGCGGCTGGTCGGCGCCAATCTGATGGTGCTGTGCCTGATCGTGTTCATGCCGTTCGCCACCGCATTCATGAGCGCCAATACCGGCGCGCTGGTGCCGTCCGCGCTTTATGCCGCGACACTGCTGCTGACCGGGCTGCTCAACCGCCGGCTGATGTTCATCGTGACCTCGGCGCCGGTGGTCGCCGCCGATGTCTCGCCCGAGATGATCGCTTATGTCCGCGCGCGCAGCGGGACGGTGATCTTCGGCGCACTGTGTGCGCTGCTGATCGCGTTCATCGACCCGCGCTTCAGCCAGTTGGGGTTGCTCACCATCCCGATCTGGCAGCGGCTGTTCCTGCGCCGGGTCGACCGGCAGGTCGCGCGCAAGGCGGCGGCGGCATGA
- a CDS encoding DUF4126 domain-containing protein, giving the protein MSIVEILGVAASVSLLAGWRLYLCVFAVGVAMRTGWVALPGHLLQLDVLANPWVLGVAGLLAVIEFAADKVMWIDSAWDAVHTLVRPVGGALLALAIVDPSKPEWQVIAVLLGGGASLLTHSAKAGTRAVVNASPEPVSNIVVSTGEDVATGGLLVLALANPIAAVVIAVGILGGAIAALVVLRRMLRKLMRRAS; this is encoded by the coding sequence ATGAGTATCGTCGAGATCCTCGGCGTCGCGGCGAGCGTCAGCCTGCTTGCCGGGTGGCGGCTGTATCTGTGCGTGTTCGCGGTCGGTGTGGCGATGCGCACTGGCTGGGTCGCGTTGCCGGGTCATTTGTTGCAACTCGATGTGCTGGCCAATCCCTGGGTGCTGGGTGTCGCCGGCCTGCTCGCGGTGATCGAATTCGCCGCCGACAAGGTGATGTGGATCGATAGCGCGTGGGACGCGGTGCACACGCTGGTGCGGCCGGTCGGCGGTGCACTGCTGGCGCTGGCGATCGTCGATCCGAGCAAGCCCGAATGGCAAGTTATCGCGGTACTGCTCGGCGGCGGCGCGTCGCTGCTCACGCACAGCGCCAAGGCGGGAACGCGCGCAGTGGTCAATGCCAGCCCCGAACCGGTGAGCAATATCGTGGTATCGACCGGCGAAGATGTCGCGACCGGCGGACTGCTGGTACTCGCACTGGCCAATCCGATCGCGGCGGTGGTGATTGCGGTGGGAATATTGGGCGGCGCGATAGCGGCGCTGGTGGTACTCAGACGGATGTTGAGGAAGCTGATGCGGCGGGCATCCTGA
- a CDS encoding glycine zipper 2TM domain-containing protein, giving the protein MRALTLGLVAAGALLVSGCETYGDGGADPRYSSYSQYDYNRPDPAYNGYDAGRYYREDNRRYRERRLTRNDRVYRGQDGRYYCRRNDGTTGLIVGGVAGGVLGNVIAPGGSEVLGTVLGAIGGAVAGQAIDKSGSNGARCR; this is encoded by the coding sequence ATGCGCGCACTTACGCTTGGTCTGGTCGCCGCGGGCGCCCTATTGGTATCCGGCTGCGAAACCTATGGCGATGGCGGGGCCGACCCCCGTTACAGCAGCTATAGCCAGTATGATTATAACCGCCCCGATCCCGCCTATAACGGCTATGATGCCGGGCGTTATTATCGCGAGGACAATCGCCGCTATCGCGAGCGCCGCCTGACCCGCAACGACCGCGTCTATCGTGGCCAGGACGGCCGCTATTATTGCCGCCGCAACGACGGCACGACTGGCCTGATCGTCGGCGGCGTCGCTGGCGGCGTGCTCGGCAACGTCATCGCTCCCGGTGGTTCGGAAGTGCTTGGTACCGTGCTTGGCGCGATCGGCGGCGCGGTTGCCGGCCAGGCTATCGACAAGAGCGGCAGCAATGGTGCTCGCTGCCGCTGA
- a CDS encoding suppressor of fused domain protein, protein MTTPDDPQDTLQDDSAPGWDAITAAFAPLYPDQEPRHYGTLVRWMMGGQDPLDGISAWKRLDPVPHWHFVGYGLSELYDKASDDPAFSGYGLELTFRLACDPAETEPPAWALNLLQNLARYVYQSGNVFEDGHWMNLNGPIALGTDTLIGSLAFVFDPEVPPIETPHGRVAFIQVVGLTVDEEAAGKRWNARKMLDIFLPHMPLWITDVSRASLLDQPEIRAALDAGSARDGSSTGMLFNDALGWTRQSRLLRADLTTITIGAGHVENIVALLRLRLPFGNPLRLLVRRNAS, encoded by the coding sequence ATGACCACCCCGGACGACCCGCAAGACACCCTGCAAGACGATAGCGCGCCCGGCTGGGACGCGATCACCGCCGCCTTCGCGCCGCTCTACCCCGACCAGGAACCCAGGCATTACGGCACGCTGGTGCGCTGGATGATGGGCGGGCAGGACCCGCTCGACGGGATCAGTGCGTGGAAGCGGCTCGACCCGGTGCCGCACTGGCATTTCGTCGGCTACGGCCTGTCCGAGCTTTACGACAAGGCGTCTGACGACCCTGCGTTCAGCGGCTATGGCCTCGAACTGACTTTCCGCCTCGCCTGCGATCCGGCCGAGACGGAGCCACCGGCTTGGGCGCTCAACCTGCTGCAGAACCTAGCGCGTTATGTCTATCAGAGCGGCAATGTCTTCGAGGACGGCCATTGGATGAACCTCAACGGCCCGATCGCCTTGGGGACCGATACGCTGATCGGTTCGCTCGCCTTTGTCTTCGACCCGGAAGTGCCGCCGATCGAGACACCGCATGGGCGTGTCGCCTTCATCCAGGTGGTCGGCCTGACCGTCGATGAAGAGGCGGCGGGCAAGCGCTGGAATGCGCGCAAGATGCTGGACATTTTCCTGCCGCACATGCCGCTCTGGATTACCGATGTGTCGCGCGCGTCGCTGCTCGACCAGCCCGAGATCCGTGCCGCGCTTGATGCGGGTTCCGCGCGCGACGGTTCCTCGACCGGCATGTTGTTCAACGACGCGCTTGGCTGGACGCGGCAAAGCCGCTTGCTGCGTGCGGACCTCACCACCATCACCATCGGCGCGGGACATGTCGAGAATATCGTTGCGCTGCTCCGGTTGCGCTTGCCGTTCGGCAATCCATTGCGCCTGCTCGTCCGGAGAAACGCATCGTGA
- a CDS encoding methyl-accepting chemotaxis protein produces the protein MYAAAKVFTIASAVRLSNAMMNRVLVGAFVVALAGCALLVGALVGRMNDNAAIALHDMVAGTLKAKLASMEQSTFSTSHWDAAAVNLYGSLNQPWAVSNIALNASVPEHIYVTDERGNSLFARRWDKARASSLAQAAPAATKALMALMPHDARALRSFRRGVGIIASYHGRPAIIAGSVIMPESADIAMPAGQFRYLVSVQEIDADLLQEWQRAFRIAGLSWQRAPYGAAGESSLVVDPGGSPALGYLTWRPPTPGRDAVVQLWPMAAAVALLFVLAATISTTIISRNRHVLEERSREARASARLAEDARQRADAALAQAHVERGRAEHLAKREVEEQVRHQGQLRDSNARTADQIEEMVSTLAGDLMQAARNLKASADTTLGSVHSQRGHAQRITMSSRAAADSIGVVMASVRVIGNVLSDISAETARTRDSIQDSADRSAVARNANQAMRDQVDMIAKTATQIAGITTRTKLLALNATIEAARAGEAGRGFGVVADEVKALAMQTDRLNATVEASVSQMGMAARASSDLSDGVRLSLEALARSAAATLQIVNDQCAMTENVGRDSRTVDEQADTVIDGAGAFTTALDDIGDQAELTRRNAGLVRDGAERLTATLTQFVAELRAA, from the coding sequence ATGTACGCAGCAGCCAAGGTCTTCACCATCGCATCCGCAGTCCGGCTGAGCAACGCTATGATGAATCGCGTTCTGGTCGGCGCGTTTGTCGTCGCGCTCGCCGGGTGCGCGCTGCTCGTCGGCGCGCTTGTCGGCCGCATGAACGACAATGCCGCGATCGCGCTTCACGATATGGTCGCCGGCACACTGAAGGCCAAGCTGGCCTCGATGGAGCAGAGCACTTTCTCGACCTCGCATTGGGATGCGGCGGCGGTCAATCTCTATGGCTCGCTGAACCAGCCCTGGGCGGTTTCAAACATCGCGTTGAACGCTTCGGTGCCGGAACATATCTATGTCACCGACGAGCGCGGCAATTCCCTGTTCGCCAGGCGATGGGACAAGGCGCGGGCATCATCGCTGGCGCAGGCCGCGCCCGCCGCGACCAAGGCGCTGATGGCGCTGATGCCGCACGACGCCAGGGCGTTGCGGTCGTTCCGGCGTGGCGTCGGGATCATCGCCAGCTATCACGGACGCCCGGCGATCATCGCCGGATCGGTCATCATGCCGGAATCAGCGGACATCGCGATGCCCGCAGGCCAGTTTCGATATCTGGTCAGCGTGCAGGAGATCGATGCCGATCTGTTGCAGGAATGGCAGCGGGCGTTCCGGATCGCGGGACTTTCCTGGCAGCGCGCGCCCTATGGCGCCGCCGGGGAATCGAGTCTTGTCGTCGATCCCGGCGGTTCGCCGGCGCTGGGGTATCTGACCTGGCGGCCCCCCACACCCGGTCGGGACGCGGTCGTGCAGCTTTGGCCGATGGCGGCCGCGGTGGCGCTGCTGTTCGTGCTCGCCGCGACGATCTCCACAACGATAATCTCCAGAAACCGCCATGTCCTGGAAGAGCGGAGCCGTGAGGCGCGTGCGAGTGCGCGCCTGGCGGAGGATGCGCGGCAGCGCGCCGACGCCGCGCTCGCACAGGCACATGTCGAGCGCGGACGGGCCGAGCATCTGGCGAAACGGGAAGTGGAGGAGCAGGTCCGCCACCAGGGCCAGCTGCGCGACTCCAATGCGCGCACCGCCGACCAGATCGAAGAGATGGTATCCACTCTGGCCGGCGACCTGATGCAAGCCGCGCGCAACCTGAAGGCCAGCGCCGACACGACGCTCGGCAGCGTTCATTCGCAGCGTGGGCACGCGCAGCGGATCACCATGAGCTCGCGCGCGGCGGCGGACTCGATCGGGGTGGTCATGGCCAGTGTCAGGGTGATCGGCAATGTGCTGAGCGACATCAGCGCGGAAACGGCGCGGACCCGGGATTCGATCCAGGATTCGGCCGACCGATCGGCGGTGGCGCGCAATGCCAATCAGGCGATGCGCGATCAGGTCGACATGATCGCCAAGACGGCAACGCAGATCGCCGGGATCACGACTCGCACCAAGCTGCTCGCCCTCAACGCCACGATCGAAGCGGCACGCGCCGGCGAGGCCGGGCGCGGCTTTGGCGTTGTTGCGGACGAGGTGAAGGCACTGGCGATGCAGACCGACCGGCTCAATGCCACGGTCGAAGCAAGCGTGTCGCAAATGGGCATGGCGGCGCGAGCCAGCTCCGATCTGAGCGACGGCGTTCGCCTGTCGCTCGAGGCACTCGCGCGATCGGCGGCGGCGACGTTGCAGATCGTAAACGACCAATGCGCGATGACCGAAAATGTCGGCCGCGATTCCCGCACCGTCGACGAGCAGGCGGACACTGTGATCGATGGCGCCGGCGCGTTCACCACGGCGCTCGACGATATCGGCGACCAGGCCGAGCTGACTCGCCGGAACGCCGGCCTGGTCCGTGACGGCGCCGAGCGACTGACCGCGACGCTGACGCAGTTCGTCGCTGAGTTGCGCGCGGCATAA
- a CDS encoding phosphatidylinositol-specific phospholipase C1-like protein codes for MILSLMSLLAADAAQADARPAGAPPVAIRKGPLRSNDISVVGTHNSYKLAMPAKTMAMVRAMDAKLADALDYAHRPLTEQLDAGARQIEIDVNYDPQGGHYARGSTDPALQRPGFKVLHIPGIDNSSSCVLLTECLTILRRWSDAHPRHVPILLLFNAKDEQLAARGGIDALPFDAAAWDALDAEIRSVLPADKLIVPDQVQGKYPTLRDAVRGGNWPTLDKARGKFLFALDETPAKVAAYRGARASLEGRVFFINTDEDSPAAAYLTLNDPVAEGQRIARDVAAGYLVRTRADADTKEARVNDTRRREAALASGAQYVSTDYMWPDARFAGGYAVRVPGGLVARCSPVRRKADCTDKDLERKR; via the coding sequence ATGATCCTGTCCCTGATGTCATTGCTGGCAGCGGATGCGGCGCAGGCCGATGCACGCCCCGCCGGCGCACCGCCTGTTGCCATACGCAAGGGGCCGTTGCGGTCGAACGATATCAGCGTGGTCGGCACGCATAACAGTTACAAGCTGGCGATGCCGGCAAAGACCATGGCCATGGTCCGCGCGATGGATGCCAAGCTCGCGGACGCGCTCGATTATGCGCATCGGCCGCTGACCGAGCAGCTCGACGCGGGCGCGCGGCAGATCGAGATCGACGTCAATTACGATCCGCAGGGCGGGCATTATGCCAGGGGCTCGACCGACCCGGCCTTGCAACGTCCCGGATTCAAGGTGCTGCACATCCCGGGGATCGACAATTCGAGCAGTTGCGTGCTGCTGACTGAGTGCCTGACGATCCTCAGGCGCTGGTCGGATGCGCATCCGCGGCATGTGCCGATCCTGTTGTTGTTCAACGCCAAGGACGAGCAACTCGCCGCGCGCGGCGGGATCGACGCGCTGCCGTTCGACGCCGCGGCGTGGGACGCGCTCGATGCCGAGATCCGCTCGGTGCTGCCGGCGGACAAGCTGATCGTGCCCGACCAGGTGCAAGGCAAATACCCGACGCTGCGCGACGCGGTGCGCGGCGGCAACTGGCCAACACTGGACAAGGCGCGCGGGAAATTCCTGTTCGCGCTGGACGAAACGCCGGCCAAGGTCGCGGCCTATCGCGGCGCGCGGGCGTCGCTCGAGGGCCGAGTGTTCTTCATCAACACCGATGAGGACTCGCCCGCCGCCGCCTATCTGACGCTCAACGATCCGGTCGCGGAAGGCCAGCGTATCGCACGCGACGTCGCGGCGGGCTATCTGGTGCGCACCCGCGCCGACGCCGACACGAAGGAGGCGCGGGTCAACGACACGCGGCGGCGCGAGGCGGCGCTGGCGAGCGGGGCGCAATATGTCTCGACCGATTATATGTGGCCGGATGCGCGGTTTGCCGGTGGGTATGCGGTGCGGGTGCCGGGCGGGCTTGTCGCGCGGTGCAGTCCGGTGCGGCGAAAAGCTGACTGCACGGACAAGGATCTGGAGCGAAAGCGATAA
- a CDS encoding PA2169 family four-helix-bundle protein: MTDTSHDIRTLNSLIATTLDSVDGYTEAAKDAENSRYAEMFTARAGERRQVVTALQGEVSRLGGNPEDDGTILAGAHRMFLNLKAAVTGNDDKAIVNEVERGEDHIKAKFEDARADTDLSPETRSAIETAYGSVRQGHDEMRDLKHALQGTN; the protein is encoded by the coding sequence ATGACCGATACCAGCCACGACATCCGCACCCTCAACAGCCTGATCGCCACCACGCTCGACAGCGTCGATGGTTATACCGAGGCGGCGAAGGATGCGGAGAACAGCCGCTATGCCGAAATGTTCACCGCGCGCGCCGGCGAGCGCCGCCAGGTCGTTACCGCGCTGCAGGGCGAAGTCTCGCGCCTCGGCGGCAACCCGGAGGATGACGGCACGATCCTGGCCGGTGCGCATCGCATGTTCCTCAATCTCAAGGCCGCGGTCACCGGCAATGACGACAAGGCGATCGTCAACGAAGTCGAACGCGGCGAGGATCATATCAAGGCCAAGTTCGAGGACGCCCGTGCCGATACCGATCTGTCGCCGGAAACCCGCTCGGCGATCGAGACCGCCTATGGCTCGGTGCGTCAGGGCCATGACGAAATGCGCGACCTGAAGCATGCGCTGCAGGGCACCAACTAA
- a CDS encoding DUF3237 domain-containing protein translates to MSAAPNAAAPITAALFDTPLLGALPVEHLCDLSVDLERPLIIPTPRGTLAPYVGKGGRLDGPRLRGAFLPGSVDWAVHGTDGIGRLDIRGAIRTDDDALIYFESRGVTKFPPDGRQRLANGERLPFAETYLRTTPKLETSDERYTWVNELALVGYNELSPGRIDWRIYQLL, encoded by the coding sequence ATGAGCGCCGCCCCGAACGCTGCCGCCCCAATCACCGCAGCGCTCTTCGACACGCCATTGCTCGGCGCGCTTCCCGTCGAGCATCTCTGCGACCTCAGCGTTGATCTGGAGCGTCCGCTCATCATCCCGACCCCGCGCGGCACGCTCGCGCCCTATGTCGGGAAAGGCGGGCGCCTCGATGGACCCCGGCTGCGCGGCGCGTTCTTGCCCGGCAGTGTCGACTGGGCGGTGCACGGGACCGACGGGATCGGCCGGCTTGATATCCGCGGGGCGATCCGCACCGACGATGACGCGCTGATCTATTTCGAATCACGCGGGGTCACGAAATTTCCGCCCGACGGCCGCCAGCGCCTGGCGAACGGCGAGAGATTACCTTTTGCCGAAACCTATCTGCGGACCACACCGAAGCTCGAGACGTCCGACGAGCGTTACACGTGGGTCAACGAACTCGCCCTTGTCGGTTATAACGAATTGTCGCCGGGCCGGATCGACTGGCGGATCTATCAGCTTCTTTGA
- a CDS encoding nuclear transport factor 2 family protein: MPELTNLDVAAIAQRYAAAWTSHDPAAILALHAEGSAFEAHGRSGEVRGHDALLAEFSGIFERYPGFDAAIHRLLLGDRHWTLDWTLTFQPPGQDRRGFRAVDIVEIDDDGLVTRKDTFFDYAQVKAAMEIAA; encoded by the coding sequence GTGCCTGAACTCACCAATCTGGACGTCGCCGCGATCGCACAGCGTTATGCCGCGGCCTGGACGTCGCACGACCCCGCCGCCATTCTCGCACTGCACGCCGAAGGGTCGGCCTTTGAGGCGCATGGGCGCAGCGGCGAAGTGCGCGGCCATGACGCACTGCTCGCCGAATTCTCCGGCATCTTCGAACGCTATCCGGGCTTCGACGCGGCGATCCATCGGCTCCTTCTTGGGGATCGGCACTGGACGCTCGACTGGACCCTGACCTTTCAGCCTCCCGGCCAGGATCGCCGGGGATTCCGCGCCGTCGATATCGTCGAGATCGACGATGACGGTCTGGTCACGCGCAAGGATACCTTTTTCGATTATGCGCAGGTGAAGGCCGCGATGGAGATCGCAGCATGA
- a CDS encoding helix-turn-helix domain-containing protein: protein MKHDPAPSDRTLCPVARAQMIVGDRWTVIVLRELFMGNSRFEQIQAQAGTTPQMLAARLKKLEAEGLVERRPYSTRPPRHEYFLTEMGLAFHPILLALRAWGETWIKSAEEEVAIRYTHIPCGEDPGLGPECQSCGRVMRREELRASLNDGFAAERDARWADFKGR, encoded by the coding sequence ATGAAGCATGATCCGGCCCCATCCGACCGCACCCTGTGCCCGGTGGCGCGCGCACAGATGATCGTCGGGGATCGGTGGACGGTGATCGTGCTGCGCGAATTGTTCATGGGCAACAGCCGGTTCGAACAGATCCAGGCTCAGGCCGGCACCACACCGCAAATGCTCGCCGCCCGGCTCAAGAAACTTGAAGCCGAGGGGCTGGTGGAGCGGCGCCCGTATAGCACGCGCCCGCCGCGCCATGAATATTTCCTCACCGAGATGGGCCTTGCATTCCATCCCATACTGCTGGCGCTGCGCGCCTGGGGAGAGACCTGGATCAAATCCGCAGAGGAAGAGGTCGCGATACGCTATACGCACATCCCGTGCGGCGAAGACCCGGGCCTGGGGCCTGAATGCCAGAGTTGCGGGAGAGTGATGCGGCGGGAGGAGCTGAGGGCGTCGCTGAATGACGGTTTTGCCGCAGAGCGCGACGCGAGGTGGGCGGACTTCAAGGGGAGGTAA